In Palaemon carinicauda isolate YSFRI2023 chromosome 21, ASM3689809v2, whole genome shotgun sequence, the following proteins share a genomic window:
- the LOC137614839 gene encoding uncharacterized protein: MRKASPALRSLYKTVLPVELNGGEALDGLVDTEAFKSFLDAKVARIMNSVTRSSACSITMANAKQTMKLNKCCNYDLTEALLCDGCNLWQHRTCGTGVTREDYRKAVREGVEIDWRCATCSSKLGNTADCITDHPPDEALVDNLINEDSVNNGECLIEDQAQALVECITYEKVCASSQRGKQKLVDSQGYSYTFKRETTVGVHWRCAVRNKNVKCGMIIKEVNNSFIRGPSEHSHPPETCPATTSKVSKLIKDKAMEDVFRPALEIVEEVILENVDPTMPTASLPAPINLARQANRKRQANRPAEPVDLSFEISEEHIPPNFLKFDIHVGDRRHLVFATEGQCQLLAKAKRWYVDGTFKVVRQPFTQLFSIHAFMKYDGNVKQMPLVFVLMSGKRRKDYKKVFSRIKEILGEQLKVQEVILDFEASVWRAIPDVFPDVVMRGCAFHWGQAVWRKAQEFGLQSAYTSDTKTYKFVRQLLSLPYVPDDHIEGLFLRFYRKAAGSQQLLNLLEYIHNTWISSEMWPPKAWCVFGRSVRTNNDVEGWHHRLNRKSRKGQLNFYILLSLLYNEAKLVPLYVNFLNDGKVLRHQKTKYAKQHGRLVVLWEEFSLGHRSGKSLLKAVSHFIAVNV; this comes from the exons atgaggaaagcttCTCCTGCACTACGAAGTCTTTACaaaactgtcctacctgtagaactgaatggaggcGAGGCCCTGGACGGGCTGGTTGATACTGAAGCATTTAAAAGCTTTTtagatgccaaagtagctaggATTATGAATTCagtgactcgttcttcagcctgcagcataaccatggctaatgccaaacagacaatgaaacttaacaagtgttgcaattacgatttaacc GAGGCATTGTTGTGTGACGGATGCAATTTGTGGCAACACCGAACTTGTGGGACGGGCGTTACCAGGGAAGATTACAGAAAAGCAGTAAGAGAGGGGGTGGAAATTGATTGGAGGTGTGCCACATGCTCTTCCAAACTAGGCAACACTGCTGACTGTATCACTGACCATCCACCTGATGAAGCGTTGGTGGATAATCTTATCAACGAGGACTCTGTAAATAATGGTGAATGTTTAATCGAGGATCAGGCACAAGCATTGGTAGAATGTATTACTTATGAAAAAGTGTGTGCGTCATCACAAAGAGGAAAACAGAAACTTGTAGACAGTCAGGGTTATTCATATACATTCAAAAGAGAAACAACAGTTGGTGTTCATTGGCGTTGCGCAGTTAGGAATAAAAATGTTAAGTGTGGAATGATAATAAAGGAAGTGAATAATTCGTTTATCAGAGGGCCCAGTGAACATTCCCATCCACCGGAAACATGCCCTGCTACCACAAGTAAGgtttcaaaattaattaaagataaagCAATGGAGGATGTGTTTCGGCCCGCATTAGAAATCGTGGAGGAAGTAATCCTTGAAAACGTAGATCCAACAATGCCTACTGCTTCACTACCTGCCCCCATAAATCTCGCTCGTCAAGCAAACAGGAAGCGGCAAGCAAACAGACCTGCTGAACCCGTGGATTTGAGTTTTGAAATTAGTGAGGAACACATACCACCTAACTTTCTTAAATTTGATATACATGTAGGGGATAGACGTCACTTAGTATTTGCAACAGAAGGACAGTGTCAGTTACTTGCTAAAGCAAAAAGGTGGTATGTCGATGGGACATTCAAAGTTGTTAGGCAACCCTTCACACAACTTTTTAGCATTCATGCATTCATGAAGTATGATGGGAATGTGAAACAAATGCCTCTTGTATTTGTTTTAATGTCAGGTAAGAGACGCAAAGATTACAAAAAGGTGTTTAGTAGAATTAAGGAAATCCTAGGTGAACAATTAAAAGTACAAGAAGTAATTCTAGATTTTGAGGCAAGTGTTTGGCGGGCTATCCCAGATGTGTTCCCAGATGTAGTTATGCGTGGTTGTGCGTTTCACTGGGGACAAGCAGTGTGGAGGAAGGCCCAAGAATTTGGCCTTCAGTCTGCATACACAAGTGACACCAAAACATATAAGTTTGTGAGACAACTTCTTTCTCTACCATACGTACCTGATGATCACATAGAAGgactatttttaagattttatagaaaaGCAGCTGGGTCACAACAACTTTTAAATCTTTTAGAATACATTCACAATACTTGGATTTCCTCCGAAATGTGGCCACCCAAAGCGTGGTGTGTTTTTGGTAGGAGTGTCAGGACAAACAACGACGTGGAAGGGTGGCACCACAGACTAAACAGAAAATCACGAAAAGGTCAACTTAATTTCTACATTCTCCTATCTCTTTTGTATAATGAAGCAAAGCTTGTGCCACTATATGTAAATTTCTTAAATGATGGAAAAGTGTTGCGCCACCAAAAGACAAAGTATGCTAAGCAACATGGAAGACTAGTCGTACTGTGGGAGGAGTTTTCTCTAGGTCATAGATCGGGTAAAAGCCTTCTAAAAGCTGTTTCCCATTTCATTGCTGTGAATGTatga